A window of the Desulfobacula toluolica Tol2 genome harbors these coding sequences:
- a CDS encoding caspase family protein — MKAAKQGMSFKKRMKINKMKCFYSILSIIIIVFIFPFQGICFGQDNRSVIRNTSSLNHKSGKIGVYRALIIGIQNYEDPEINDLKTPLNDAKAMADVLENRYGFKINRKTDLLLDKKATKEAIYTALRKITHTAEPEDSVLIYYAGHGDIDRTLNDGWWIPVDAKGGNPVTYLDNTLVQKVMKSMKSKHVLLISDSCYSGTLFGRARAMPTVIDDKYYLNLYNEKSRWGMTSGNKTPVSDSGSAGHSVFAYQLIKKLEKNTKPYISTREIYTDIAPIITNNSDQSPLCNPIKGTGDMGGEFIFVAQGTTTITTPDVIGGSKGKLSIISDPEGADIFVDNRFKGISPLDLDPGTYNFMARLKDYV; from the coding sequence ATGAAGGCGGCAAAACAGGGCATGTCTTTTAAAAAAAGGATGAAGATAAACAAGATGAAATGTTTTTATTCCATACTCTCCATAATAATTATCGTATTCATATTCCCTTTCCAGGGCATCTGCTTCGGTCAGGACAACCGGTCTGTTATCAGAAACACATCAAGCCTGAATCATAAGAGCGGAAAAATAGGTGTTTATCGGGCCCTGATCATCGGTATCCAAAATTATGAGGATCCTGAAATTAATGATCTGAAAACCCCTTTAAACGATGCAAAGGCAATGGCAGACGTTCTGGAAAATCGGTATGGGTTTAAAATAAACAGGAAAACAGATCTGCTGCTGGATAAAAAAGCCACCAAAGAAGCCATTTATACTGCTTTAAGGAAAATCACCCATACGGCAGAACCCGAAGACAGTGTCCTTATTTATTATGCGGGTCATGGTGATATTGACAGGACGTTGAATGACGGCTGGTGGATACCGGTGGATGCCAAAGGCGGAAATCCTGTCACATACCTGGATAATACCCTGGTGCAAAAAGTAATGAAAAGCATGAAATCAAAGCATGTGCTGTTGATTTCGGATTCATGTTATTCCGGCACCCTGTTTGGCCGGGCCAGGGCCATGCCCACTGTGATAGATGATAAATATTATCTTAATTTATATAATGAAAAGAGCCGGTGGGGCATGACCTCGGGCAATAAAACCCCGGTTTCGGATTCCGGGAGCGCCGGGCATTCAGTATTTGCGTATCAATTGATCAAAAAACTTGAAAAGAATACAAAACCCTATATTTCCACCCGGGAGATCTACACGGACATTGCCCCGATTATTACCAACAATTCCGATCAATCGCCTCTGTGTAATCCGATCAAAGGAACCGGAGACATGGGCGGGGAATTTATTTTTGTTGCTCAGGGCACCACCACAATTACCACACCTGATGTTATTGGCGGCAGCAAAGGGAAATTGAGCATTATATCCGATCCTGAAGGAGCGGATATCTTTGTAGATAACAGGTTTAAAGGTATTTCTCCATTGGATCTTGATCCGGGCACATACAATTTTATGGCAAGGCTTAAAGATTATGTATGA
- a CDS encoding type II toxin-antitoxin system RelE family toxin codes for MNQVVIGKKARKQLKKLPLHIVAKLQRWAEDIEEFGIKEIRKISGYHDEPLHGDRKNQRSIRLSKAYRALYIEYKNSIIIEIIEVNKHEY; via the coding sequence ATGAATCAGGTAGTCATCGGCAAAAAGGCCCGAAAACAACTTAAAAAGCTCCCTTTACACATTGTGGCTAAACTTCAAAGATGGGCGGAAGACATTGAAGAATTTGGAATTAAAGAAATCAGGAAAATATCTGGTTATCATGATGAACCTTTGCATGGTGACAGGAAAAACCAGCGGTCAATCCGGTTGTCCAAAGCATACAGGGCTTTGTACATTGAATATAAAAACAGTATTATCATTGAAATAATAGAGGTAAACAAACATGAATACTGA
- a CDS encoding helix-turn-helix transcriptional regulator encodes MNTEKYGTKEMERDFGPITFGRALWSYRKCEEISQKDFALIIGISTQALCDIEKGRRIPSPKRAAKIANQIGEPEKLWIRLAFQDMLRKEQLDYTVSVA; translated from the coding sequence ATGAATACTGAAAAATACGGCACCAAAGAAATGGAAAGAGATTTCGGTCCGATTACTTTCGGACGCGCTCTTTGGTCCTATAGGAAATGTGAAGAGATTTCACAAAAAGATTTTGCATTGATAATAGGGATATCCACACAAGCTCTTTGTGATATCGAAAAAGGACGCCGCATTCCCTCTCCAAAAAGAGCCGCCAAAATTGCGAATCAGATAGGAGAACCGGAAAAATTGTGGATCAGGCTTGCGTTTCAGGACATGTTAAGAAAAGAACAGCTTGATTATACAGTTTCGGTTGCATAA
- a CDS encoding alpha-2-macroglobulin family protein codes for MKNLKWLLVCLIALFFTVIVHADNKFVARFAGQQTVDGVNALAVTFSDLLDPRQNLESYFSLFAKDDHAVEGSWVLSKDLHVVYFSNIEPDTDYVIKIHKGLKSVAGQTLETAQKYSIKTREVQPMISFGSKGFILASKLNRGLPVNALNIDKADIDFFRVKPGFLDEFSQRFANNDTMAYYNNKRLHTYADLVYSGRWDLKVNKDLRTQVNLPITHIKELGVPGIYFAVLKGAGHYNYSFSSTWFTISDLGLYVKKYKNRLQFHVQSLETAKPLKNVTVEGYDKKGKKRFTVDTDKNGIASINGATEHLNYILARSGKSVSFLPMDMPALDLSEFRTAIEPFRPIDLFVYGPRDLYRPGETLVIDALLRNQDGKMTPAKAVTANVIQPDGRVVYEFQWNASHLNHYHYEYHLPADAVTGKWRITFKMAAVSLKEYSFIVADFLPERMKLQVINPKNQTDILGISDTPVIELKGDFLYGAPAAGVRADAMIHIRPARKLFKEKWPGYEFGDATHNFKHSYQTDSIVLDKNGMGKLTIENEWEDTASPLWLTANASVYDSGGRPVVRNKSWQIWPSDELVGIRVLSRDGQIKSDSTAQFEIIVVNKQGERIKSKGLKAVVIKENREYYWEYSHDNWQWHYTRQFYTVDKFNVDVPENGAAKVSVPVKWGGYRLEIKDPSTGLVSSLSFWAGWQPDGMPSSGGGNRPDRVDLTLDKPHYGPGDTAKVMVKAPEAGSGYLFVESDTNLLTLPIKVPAEGKAFDIKIDPSWNRHDLYISALIVRKGQSRTGTLPKRSVGLIHLPLDRTGRKLSLKMDVPKKIEPSQTMDVFVDVSRANGSIPENAYVTLAAVDIGILNLTGFKTPSPHDYFFQKRKYGAQIHDVYQKLIEANKGAWATQRFGGDVAALTRGGDKPATDVQIVSISRNAVKVDEKGRAHFSLFIPEFNGSIRVMATAYTGQDYGSLEQEVTVASALVTQITMPRFLSMGDKSQVVIDVHNLTLTRQQLDMNLDVQGPVKALGQTSHKVSLDPNQKNAFVFPVFSEQQLGRSKINLFINGLVVDGKKQTLNRTWFIDTRPAYPATTKVFRSHLKPGETFDIKPSQMNSLIKETIGVQAVISAFPPINLSDHIQQLNAYPYGCLEQITSGIYPHVILNAFDIAELGLTGQTSEQTNKKVVLGIQRLMEKQKTTGGFGLWSAKSPESYWLTAYVTDFLLHAQQAGYKVPPTALAKALDRLKKYVKRPSTIRPMNYTDKRHYRAATRVYAAFVLARVQGISLGDARALYNAAKNDLTGTLGFVHAGLALYLSGDDALGASALEKALNNSREHPRENHIYYGDYGSDIRDLAAACYLVSSFYPSFEKASHFLFGLQDELYDRQWLSTQERNALVLAGSIAVKNSTELWQARISAGDKIVDLVHDRQKQFVSVDGQSADGFKVLNTAGTDLYLSVTLAGYPAQKPRPEAYGVKISRRYLTPAGIPIEMPVKSGQFKSGDRLLVELAFTADKRMPNGLIVDLLPACLELEDPNLAGSMVIDEIQVDTKTVVQWHNAFDTRHTEYRDDRFVAALNIPAQDDLRIFYPVRIVSPGDYLVPPPLAEDMYKPYIRGIGSGPALMQVSRP; via the coding sequence ATGAAAAATTTAAAATGGCTCTTGGTTTGTTTGATTGCTCTTTTTTTTACCGTTATTGTCCATGCGGATAATAAATTTGTTGCCAGATTTGCAGGGCAGCAGACGGTTGACGGGGTCAATGCCCTGGCTGTCACCTTTTCCGATCTCCTTGACCCCAGACAGAATTTGGAGTCTTATTTTTCCTTGTTTGCAAAAGACGACCATGCAGTGGAAGGATCATGGGTTTTATCCAAAGATCTCCATGTGGTTTATTTCAGTAATATCGAACCAGATACAGATTACGTCATAAAAATCCACAAAGGGTTGAAATCAGTTGCCGGGCAAACACTGGAAACAGCACAAAAATACTCGATAAAAACCCGAGAGGTTCAACCTATGATCAGTTTCGGGAGCAAAGGATTTATCCTGGCATCAAAACTGAACCGCGGCCTGCCGGTGAATGCATTAAATATTGATAAGGCGGACATTGATTTTTTCAGGGTAAAGCCGGGTTTTCTGGATGAATTCAGCCAGCGGTTTGCAAATAATGATACAATGGCCTATTACAACAATAAAAGATTGCATACCTATGCAGATCTTGTCTATTCGGGCCGATGGGATTTAAAGGTCAACAAGGATTTGAGAACCCAGGTCAACCTGCCCATTACTCATATCAAAGAACTTGGTGTTCCCGGTATTTACTTTGCCGTTTTAAAAGGAGCAGGCCATTATAATTACAGCTTCAGCAGCACCTGGTTTACCATCAGTGATCTTGGTCTTTATGTTAAAAAATACAAAAATCGTTTGCAGTTTCATGTCCAGAGCCTTGAGACTGCAAAACCATTAAAGAATGTAACCGTAGAGGGGTATGATAAAAAAGGCAAAAAGCGGTTTACTGTTGATACCGATAAAAATGGGATTGCCAGCATCAATGGGGCAACCGAACATCTGAATTATATTCTTGCCCGGTCAGGGAAAAGTGTCAGTTTTCTTCCAATGGATATGCCCGCCCTTGATCTGAGCGAATTCAGAACCGCCATCGAGCCTTTCAGGCCCATTGATTTGTTTGTTTATGGCCCCAGAGATCTTTACCGGCCTGGTGAAACCCTTGTCATTGACGCCCTGTTAAGAAATCAGGATGGGAAAATGACACCAGCGAAGGCCGTCACGGCAAACGTGATTCAACCGGACGGGCGGGTGGTTTACGAATTCCAATGGAACGCAAGTCATCTCAATCATTACCATTATGAATATCATCTGCCTGCTGATGCCGTTACTGGCAAATGGCGAATCACCTTTAAAATGGCGGCTGTCAGCCTCAAAGAATACAGCTTTATTGTGGCTGATTTTCTTCCTGAACGAATGAAACTGCAGGTTATAAATCCCAAAAACCAGACAGATATCCTTGGCATATCAGACACCCCCGTGATTGAGTTGAAAGGCGATTTTTTATATGGTGCGCCCGCAGCCGGTGTCAGAGCCGATGCCATGATCCATATCAGGCCTGCCCGAAAATTGTTTAAAGAAAAATGGCCCGGGTATGAGTTTGGCGATGCAACGCATAATTTCAAACACTCCTATCAAACAGACAGCATTGTTCTGGATAAAAATGGAATGGGCAAACTTACAATTGAAAATGAATGGGAAGATACAGCCTCTCCATTATGGCTGACAGCCAATGCAAGCGTGTATGACTCCGGCGGAAGGCCTGTGGTCAGGAACAAATCCTGGCAGATATGGCCTTCTGATGAGCTTGTGGGTATCAGGGTCTTGTCCAGAGACGGTCAAATAAAAAGCGACAGTACGGCACAGTTTGAAATCATCGTGGTCAATAAGCAGGGAGAAAGAATCAAGTCTAAGGGTTTGAAGGCTGTTGTGATCAAAGAAAACAGGGAATATTATTGGGAATACAGTCATGACAACTGGCAGTGGCATTATACCCGTCAGTTTTATACTGTGGACAAGTTTAATGTGGATGTTCCTGAAAACGGTGCTGCCAAAGTAAGCGTACCTGTTAAGTGGGGCGGATACCGGCTTGAAATTAAAGACCCGTCTACAGGTCTTGTTTCCAGTTTGAGTTTTTGGGCAGGGTGGCAACCTGATGGCATGCCGTCATCCGGTGGGGGCAATCGGCCCGACAGGGTGGATTTGACCCTTGATAAACCCCATTATGGTCCGGGTGACACGGCAAAGGTAATGGTCAAAGCACCTGAGGCAGGTTCCGGGTATCTGTTTGTTGAATCAGATACCAATCTGCTGACCCTGCCCATAAAAGTACCGGCTGAAGGCAAAGCGTTTGACATCAAAATTGATCCGTCCTGGAACCGTCATGATCTGTACATCTCCGCCCTGATTGTGCGAAAAGGGCAAAGCAGGACCGGCACGCTTCCCAAACGGTCTGTCGGCCTGATTCATCTGCCATTGGATCGAACCGGCCGAAAGCTGTCCCTTAAAATGGATGTCCCCAAAAAAATAGAACCCAGTCAAACCATGGATGTCTTTGTTGATGTAAGTCGTGCCAACGGGTCTATACCCGAAAATGCGTATGTTACACTTGCCGCAGTGGACATTGGCATTTTAAACCTTACCGGGTTTAAAACCCCTTCTCCTCATGATTATTTTTTTCAGAAGCGCAAATATGGCGCGCAGATTCATGATGTTTACCAGAAATTGATAGAAGCCAACAAGGGTGCATGGGCAACACAACGGTTTGGCGGTGATGTGGCAGCGCTCACCCGGGGCGGTGACAAACCCGCCACAGATGTGCAGATCGTATCCATTTCCAGGAATGCCGTTAAGGTGGATGAAAAGGGCAGGGCGCACTTTAGTCTTTTCATACCCGAGTTCAACGGCAGTATCCGGGTGATGGCCACAGCGTATACAGGTCAGGATTACGGATCACTGGAACAGGAGGTGACGGTTGCGTCGGCCCTGGTCACCCAGATTACCATGCCCAGATTTTTATCCATGGGGGATAAAAGCCAGGTGGTGATCGATGTTCACAATCTTACCCTGACACGCCAGCAACTTGATATGAATCTTGATGTGCAAGGCCCTGTCAAAGCCCTTGGACAAACATCACACAAAGTGAGTCTTGATCCAAATCAAAAAAACGCCTTTGTTTTCCCGGTTTTTTCAGAACAGCAGCTGGGCCGTTCAAAGATAAATCTTTTTATCAACGGTTTGGTTGTGGATGGAAAAAAACAAACTCTTAATCGAACCTGGTTTATTGATACACGACCGGCATATCCCGCGACCACCAAAGTGTTCAGATCCCATTTAAAGCCGGGTGAAACATTTGACATCAAGCCTTCCCAAATGAACAGCCTGATCAAAGAAACAATTGGCGTTCAGGCTGTAATCAGCGCTTTTCCACCCATCAATCTTTCCGATCACATTCAGCAGCTCAATGCCTATCCATACGGCTGCCTTGAACAGATCACCAGCGGGATTTATCCTCATGTTATTTTAAATGCGTTTGATATTGCCGAGTTGGGATTGACCGGACAGACTTCTGAGCAAACAAACAAAAAGGTTGTCCTGGGGATTCAACGGTTAATGGAGAAACAAAAAACCACTGGCGGATTTGGCCTCTGGTCTGCAAAAAGTCCTGAAAGCTATTGGCTGACCGCATATGTGACTGATTTTTTACTTCATGCACAACAGGCCGGATATAAAGTGCCGCCCACAGCCCTTGCCAAAGCATTGGACCGGCTCAAGAAGTATGTGAAACGACCCTCAACCATAAGGCCGATGAACTATACGGACAAACGGCATTACAGGGCGGCAACCCGTGTGTATGCAGCCTTTGTCCTGGCCCGTGTTCAGGGCATCTCTCTTGGGGATGCAAGGGCTTTATATAATGCGGCAAAAAATGATTTAACAGGAACACTTGGGTTTGTTCATGCCGGACTTGCCCTTTATCTGAGCGGGGATGATGCCCTTGGGGCAAGTGCTTTGGAAAAAGCATTGAACAACAGCCGCGAACACCCGCGCGAAAATCATATATATTATGGTGATTACGGCAGTGATATAAGGGATCTTGCCGCAGCCTGTTATCTTGTGTCCAGTTTTTATCCTTCTTTTGAAAAAGCTTCTCATTTTCTTTTCGGACTCCAGGATGAACTTTATGACCGTCAATGGCTCAGTACACAGGAACGAAATGCCCTTGTACTGGCCGGCAGCATTGCCGTGAAAAACAGCACAGAACTCTGGCAGGCAAGAATAAGTGCTGGTGATAAAATTGTTGATCTTGTGCATGATCGTCAAAAACAATTTGTCAGTGTTGACGGGCAATCCGCTGATGGATTCAAGGTACTTAACACGGCAGGGACGGATCTTTATCTGTCTGTTACCCTGGCCGGATATCCTGCCCAGAAACCCAGACCCGAGGCATATGGTGTAAAAATTTCTCGAAGATATCTGACACCCGCCGGCATACCCATTGAAATGCCCGTAAAATCCGGGCAATTTAAATCCGGAGACAGGTTGCTTGTTGAGCTTGCCTTTACGGCGGATAAAAGAATGCCAAACGGTTTGATTGTTGATCTGCTTCCGGCCTGTCTTGAACTTGAAGATCCCAACCTTGCCGGCAGCATGGTCATTGATGAGATACAGGTCGATACAAAAACCGTTGTTCAGTGGCATAATGCATTTGATACCCGTCATACGGAGTACCGGGATGACCGGTTTGTGGCGGCATTGAATATTCCTGCCCAGGATGATTTGAGGATTTTCTATCCGGTACGCATTGTCAGTCCTGGTGATTATCTTGTGCCGCCGCCCCTGGCAGAGGATATGTATAAACCGTATATCCGGGGGATTGGCAGTGGCCCGGCCCTGATGCAGGTGAGCAGGCCGTGA
- a CDS encoding YkgJ family cysteine cluster protein, translating into MKEKTQALNDIYQTFEAKTREYKDDTACEKGCGFCCKEAGKIEITTLEGLVIRKAMQGFARSRQKTLTKLFQQEIKKRENNVVAPCPFLMKNNACMIYDVRPFSCRRIYSTHVCTLRNPPMVNRRVMEAADQSIKQLQQLDFNGYSGHLSYILYMLSTPAFLDTYEKGEFKPEEIMEFGKAHKIAINRMMDQGVTA; encoded by the coding sequence ATGAAAGAAAAAACACAAGCGTTAAACGATATATACCAGACATTTGAGGCAAAAACCCGTGAGTATAAAGATGATACGGCCTGCGAAAAGGGGTGCGGATTTTGTTGCAAAGAAGCCGGAAAAATAGAGATTACCACCCTTGAAGGTCTGGTCATCAGAAAGGCCATGCAGGGGTTTGCAAGGTCCCGGCAGAAAACTTTGACAAAGCTTTTTCAGCAGGAGATCAAAAAAAGGGAAAACAATGTCGTGGCTCCATGTCCGTTTTTAATGAAGAACAATGCCTGCATGATTTATGATGTCAGGCCGTTTTCCTGCCGCAGGATCTATTCCACTCATGTCTGCACCTTGCGAAATCCACCCATGGTGAACCGCCGGGTCATGGAAGCGGCGGATCAATCCATAAAGCAATTACAACAACTTGACTTTAACGGATATTCGGGCCATTTGTCCTATATTCTTTACATGCTCTCCACCCCGGCTTTTCTGGACACTTATGAAAAAGGGGAGTTTAAGCCTGAAGAGATCATGGAATTTGGAAAAGCTCATAAAATTGCCATTAATAGAATGATGGACCAAGGGGTAACCGCTTAA
- a CDS encoding AbrB/MazE/SpoVT family DNA-binding domain-containing protein: protein MEMIIKKWGNSLAARIPKAIADMIGLHLNQKINIKAENGKIIITPITEKKEYTMDELLSQCTAKNLELTDEDKAWLNDEPVGREW, encoded by the coding sequence ATGGAAATGATAATAAAAAAATGGGGCAACAGTCTCGCTGCCAGAATACCCAAGGCTATTGCTGATATGATTGGTTTACATCTAAATCAAAAAATCAATATAAAAGCTGAAAACGGCAAAATCATTATCACTCCGATTACAGAAAAAAAAGAATATACAATGGACGAACTCCTCAGCCAATGCACCGCGAAAAATCTCGAGCTTACTGATGAAGACAAGGCCTGGCTGAATGACGAACCAGTTGGAAGAGAATGGTAA
- a CDS encoding type II toxin-antitoxin system PemK/MazF family toxin, giving the protein MTKRFIPKRGDIVWTDFNPAAGHEQMRKRPAIVLSPSGFNKKILLALVAPITSRVRGHGFEVSLAGKKISGVVLCHQVKTIDFVERGLQFAEKAPANVISEVLAKVKAIVSE; this is encoded by the coding sequence ATGACAAAAAGATTCATCCCGAAACGTGGTGATATTGTATGGACAGATTTTAATCCTGCTGCTGGTCATGAACAGATGAGGAAAAGACCGGCTATTGTTCTTTCACCTTCAGGATTTAACAAAAAAATTTTATTAGCCTTAGTCGCCCCCATAACAAGCCGAGTTAGAGGGCATGGATTTGAGGTTTCTTTAGCGGGTAAGAAAATAAGTGGTGTTGTACTTTGCCATCAAGTTAAAACCATTGATTTTGTTGAAAGAGGACTTCAATTCGCGGAAAAAGCACCAGCAAATGTGATAAGTGAGGTTTTAGCTAAAGTGAAAGCCATTGTAAGCGAATAA
- a CDS encoding DUF4384 domain-containing protein yields MRCYVQNKIRLGLAVLMAAAITWANVSISEAISIRSNNSSNDDLSVGFEPIKSAFKVGEPIKFKITVNKKAYLYLFSINKENNKGVIILPNKLQEYNIYRPGKEYIVPEKEISFVGDRPGTEEIIMLASTKKLNLKKDSYKSVGSFFTTTADTMSKDIKALHIRKPAKKKEQVVRELTLVIKDNGWSSAGRQIPPPMIDDNPVCVFISSDRTHYTIGDTMKITYGADNKGFVYLYSIEPDKKTVFLKRTKVTGKNFYQEKGKVTHPQGRHQLVAVFSANGDLNKDQIPGNHTVNKTKGFALMDKTRPPMAVYHVNVRE; encoded by the coding sequence ATGCGTTGTTATGTTCAAAATAAAATTAGATTAGGGCTTGCTGTTCTTATGGCGGCAGCAATTACATGGGCAAATGTTTCCATATCGGAAGCCATCAGTATTCGCAGCAATAACAGCTCTAACGACGATCTTTCGGTTGGGTTCGAACCGATCAAATCAGCATTCAAAGTTGGTGAACCCATTAAATTCAAAATCACCGTGAATAAAAAAGCATACCTCTATCTATTCAGTATTAACAAAGAAAACAACAAGGGAGTAATCATCCTGCCCAACAAGCTTCAAGAGTACAACATTTACAGACCCGGGAAAGAATATATTGTGCCGGAAAAAGAAATATCTTTTGTCGGTGACAGGCCGGGTACTGAAGAAATCATCATGCTGGCCAGCACCAAAAAACTGAATTTAAAAAAGGACTCTTATAAATCGGTTGGAAGTTTTTTTACCACCACGGCGGATACCATGAGTAAAGATATCAAAGCGCTGCATATCCGCAAACCCGCTAAAAAAAAGGAACAAGTGGTCCGGGAACTGACGTTGGTAATCAAAGACAACGGATGGTCGTCCGCCGGGAGGCAGATCCCACCGCCAATGATTGATGATAATCCGGTCTGTGTTTTTATTTCCAGTGACAGAACCCATTATACAATCGGCGATACAATGAAAATCACCTACGGCGCAGACAACAAAGGATTTGTATATCTGTACAGCATTGAGCCGGACAAAAAAACTGTCTTTCTGAAAAGAACAAAAGTGACCGGAAAGAACTTTTATCAGGAAAAAGGCAAGGTTACACACCCTCAAGGCCGTCATCAGCTTGTGGCTGTTTTCAGCGCCAATGGCGACTTGAATAAAGATCAAATCCCGGGTAACCATACGGTCAATAAAACCAAAGGATTCGCATTGATGGACAAAACCCGGCCGCCAATGGCTGTTTACCATGTAAACGTCCGGGAATAG
- a CDS encoding caspase family protein: MKQILYTLIGTLLILPVWFSPALAENRALLIGVGQYAVSDANLPGIEKDLKNMYEVAQAMGFSKNQIRILADEDATLQGIKGAIEDWLIKGLKSNDKGLFYMSSHGSSIKDENGDEKDNQDEVLLPHDTQVQNNTLVNTLVDDQLGRLLDKIQSNNLYVMIDACHSGTATKAISLFNGQKEKFFYYPGMPVHSKGSYSIEAADQGNYAALNAAQDNESALATSKGSLFTLGVLSAVNSARNNNRSLNLRQLKEDVSEFIQNNTSPDKVHQPNLVGNESLMGKNILVNHESQRVSSLWRKLEYLINNADYPVQLSVNSTQNKIGDCLVFKCDVKHGGYLNIIEVGEKDTQPTVLFPNKYHPDNKIFSDTTVTIPSREFGGFKLTAQQTGKSLLVAILTEEEINAHKEGDGGKEFFKKMSKRTLEKASYAVEKSSGLGAGSVVTQVFN, from the coding sequence ATGAAACAAATCCTGTATACTCTTATCGGAACCCTGTTAATTCTGCCGGTCTGGTTTTCACCAGCTTTGGCTGAAAATCGGGCACTTCTCATCGGTGTGGGCCAATATGCTGTTTCAGATGCCAATTTACCCGGCATTGAAAAAGATCTGAAAAATATGTACGAGGTTGCACAGGCAATGGGGTTTTCAAAAAATCAGATCCGTATTCTTGCAGATGAAGATGCCACATTACAGGGTATTAAAGGGGCAATTGAAGACTGGTTGATTAAAGGTCTGAAATCCAATGACAAAGGCCTTTTTTATATGAGCAGCCATGGTTCTTCAATCAAGGATGAGAATGGCGATGAAAAAGATAACCAGGATGAAGTGCTGCTGCCACATGATACCCAGGTTCAAAACAATACATTAGTCAATACGCTCGTTGACGATCAGTTAGGCAGATTGCTGGATAAAATACAATCCAATAATCTATATGTAATGATTGACGCCTGCCATAGCGGTACTGCAACCAAAGCCATATCACTTTTCAATGGGCAGAAAGAAAAATTTTTTTACTACCCCGGCATGCCCGTCCATTCCAAGGGCAGTTATAGTATTGAGGCCGCAGATCAGGGGAACTATGCTGCATTGAATGCTGCCCAGGACAACGAATCCGCCCTGGCGACTTCCAAGGGCAGTCTTTTTACCCTGGGCGTTCTTTCTGCTGTAAATTCCGCCCGGAATAATAATCGCTCCTTGAACCTGAGACAACTAAAGGAGGATGTGTCCGAATTCATTCAAAACAATACAAGTCCGGACAAGGTTCACCAACCCAACCTGGTTGGAAATGAATCGCTTATGGGGAAAAATATTTTAGTCAATCATGAATCTCAAAGGGTCTCCAGTCTGTGGCGAAAGTTGGAATACCTGATAAATAATGCGGATTACCCAGTACAACTTTCCGTCAACTCAACCCAAAACAAAATTGGAGACTGTCTCGTCTTTAAGTGTGATGTAAAACATGGCGGATACCTCAACATCATTGAAGTTGGCGAAAAAGATACCCAGCCCACTGTGCTTTTCCCCAACAAGTATCATCCGGATAATAAAATTTTCAGTGATACAACCGTCACTATTCCATCCAGAGAATTCGGTGGTTTCAAGCTTACAGCCCAACAGACAGGCAAAAGTCTTTTGGTGGCAATTCTCACAGAAGAAGAAATCAATGCACATAAGGAAGGAGATGGTGGAAAAGAATTTTTTAAAAAAATGTCGAAACGCACTCTGGAGAAAGCATCCTATGCTGTTGAAAAAAGCAGCGGCCTGGGTGCAGGATCTGTTGTTACACAGGTTTTTAATTAA
- a CDS encoding DUF4384 domain-containing protein — translation MKTKCLFLLSVLAVLIAFSGCKEYVHVGRNWDALHKIKAPEDSFQVKVTGTEKAGLGDSLNFNITSAQSGRLWVVQVDPADTLNVLFPNDAQKENAITADTPLTIPPKGADWEIAAGEPVGESLVAFIVTTGDTDLSDVLNRDKSMSKAIRIVAASPSWGMTRRIIDIQK, via the coding sequence ATGAAAACTAAATGTTTATTTTTGTTGTCAGTGCTTGCGGTGTTGATTGCATTCAGTGGCTGCAAAGAGTATGTTCATGTCGGCCGGAACTGGGATGCCCTGCACAAAATAAAAGCACCTGAAGACTCCTTTCAAGTAAAGGTGACAGGCACTGAAAAAGCCGGTCTGGGTGACAGTCTGAACTTCAATATAACATCTGCCCAATCCGGGCGGCTGTGGGTGGTGCAAGTTGATCCTGCCGACACTCTAAACGTATTGTTCCCCAATGATGCACAAAAAGAAAACGCCATCACAGCCGATACACCATTAACCATACCTCCCAAAGGTGCTGATTGGGAGATTGCTGCGGGTGAACCTGTCGGTGAGAGTCTTGTGGCCTTTATTGTTACAACGGGTGATACGGATTTAAGTGATGTATTGAACCGGGATAAAAGTATGTCCAAGGCCATCCGTATTGTTGCCGCCTCACCCTCCTGGGGAATGACCAGACGAATAATTGATATTCAAAAATAA